From Woronichinia naegeliana WA131, the proteins below share one genomic window:
- a CDS encoding IS630 family transposase — MIKLEFTEEDKRLLSYGRFNHPHPRVQLKMEVLWLKSQGLSHQKIAQFAGVSVNTVTSYIRDYQEGGIEKLKEIKFNRPKSELTEHQGTIEAYFESNPPARINEAVKRIEELTGIKRSPTQVRKFLKSIGMRCLKVGTIPSKADVEAQDSYREKELEPRLEEAKAGKRAVFFVDASHFVMGAFVNFIWCFKRIFIKSPSGRKRFNVLGALNAITHEVIMVTNSSYITGTQVCELLEKIAELGLLIPITLVLDNARYQKCRIVQELAESLGIELLYLPPYSPNLNLIERLWKFVKKKCLYAKYYEDFTQFSAAISGCLEDANAKYKEELDSLLTLRFQRFDKSQIMNV; from the coding sequence ATGATTAAGTTAGAATTTACGGAAGAAGACAAAAGACTGTTGTCTTACGGTCGGTTTAATCACCCGCATCCTAGAGTACAGCTAAAGATGGAAGTTTTATGGTTAAAAAGTCAGGGATTATCTCATCAAAAAATTGCTCAATTCGCAGGAGTTTCAGTAAATACGGTGACAAGCTATATCCGTGATTATCAAGAGGGCGGGATAGAAAAACTAAAAGAAATAAAATTTAATCGCCCGAAAAGCGAGTTAACAGAGCATCAAGGGACAATTGAGGCATATTTTGAGTCAAATCCACCAGCAAGAATAAATGAAGCAGTAAAAAGAATAGAAGAATTAACGGGAATAAAAAGAAGTCCAACGCAAGTCAGAAAATTTTTAAAGTCAATAGGAATGAGGTGTCTAAAGGTGGGAACAATTCCATCAAAAGCAGATGTAGAAGCTCAGGATAGCTATAGAGAAAAAGAGCTAGAACCAAGGCTAGAAGAGGCAAAAGCAGGAAAAAGGGCAGTTTTCTTTGTAGATGCCTCTCATTTTGTAATGGGAGCATTTGTAAATTTTATATGGTGCTTCAAAAGGATTTTTATTAAGTCACCATCAGGGAGAAAACGTTTTAATGTGTTAGGAGCATTAAATGCAATTACCCATGAAGTAATTATGGTAACGAACAGTTCTTATATTACGGGAACTCAGGTTTGTGAACTCCTAGAAAAGATAGCAGAATTAGGACTATTAATACCGATTACGTTGGTATTAGACAATGCTCGTTATCAAAAATGCCGAATTGTGCAGGAGTTGGCAGAATCATTAGGAATAGAGTTACTGTACTTACCTCCTTATTCTCCTAACTTGAATTTAATTGAAAGACTGTGGAAGTTTGTGAAGAAGAAGTGTTTATACGCAAAATATTATGAAGATTTTACGCAGTTTTCTGCAGCAATTTCAGGATGTCTTGAAGATGCTAACGCAAAATATAAGGAGGAGCTTGATTCTTTGCTCACCTTACGATTTCAACGCTTTGATAAATCTCAGATTATGAACGTTTGA
- a CDS encoding tetratricopeptide repeat protein has product MTVEFLRPATFDKLIKRLENTDLPQVDILHFDGHGVFDAEGVYFEEAKMVFPEAYAGTKAGENSLVNRKNMGYLVFETEEGKRALIDAEKLGDMLHQQAVSLVFLSACQSGMVGTSEESVDEEALGSIAVRLAKTGIPSIIAMTYSVLIDSTEKLLGEFYENLANGKAIAESLDNARRHLIRNPDRGERPRGQKRITLKLQDWFLPALYQSGQDVPLLINSPAFLRKVGGDGEVGGDGEVKGDGETGRLGEDQTLNPSSHSLSSTNTYSPPVQSTDIYSPPLSRGAGGDQTFSRGTEGDPHNLPKQPEAGFFGRSRELWKIDRWFTQNTRRITLSGFGGQGKTSLAIEAGAWLQTTGMFSRVCFVDYANFQSVDALAVAVATLATVLQHSFLDAEAVIPVLAQIPTLIILDNLEALPETALQSLLTAAKLWSEVGQTRLLLTTRSPELGHPDYSSTSLKHRFLTLRGLAAQDALDYVQRLMQFPPEPNYGIPAREDLLDLLALVAFHPLSIKVLVPQLKARPLGELGLALHQAILDTSNLEEKDQSLVASLNLSLERLDEQAKALLPRLGVFQGGAFEDDLLAITGLGKTDQEIQNDQLRSLLELLQSQGLEAVTQTFDLPTETLQALAQLSADPQQLTDLLDSLPATRAWEDDIDQSTWLNLRTSLVNAGLIELEAVPGVNPPFIKFHPTLAPVLLLKLRSSLSSPTTEETQLLARHRERYYQLSRYLYNEDRKNPDFARSIVRRELPNLLFAVDQALSLHEDWAVDFVDKLNKFLDFFGLNKTRQALTERASQQSGEVGSDDWYLAESNAGERLRQTGQTQQAEAVFQNILNALGETVSYQRCATLNRLGRCLEHQGRSPEAATYYRQAIAVAQQLESNDSVKRQISNLQTDLGDVLTAMGDYGAARTAYEQSLAIDQELGDERGEAVTLGQLGTLALQEGNLTEAAQRYQVALSRFQQLGEPESEAIYWHLLGIVYQEAEQWAEADQSYRESARIKESQGMIGGQNGAATTWNQLASLNKTAGNLDSAEAWYRKAIQGSEDAGDRFNQSLALSNLAALLRQFRDRLPEARQAAEDSLAISQTLDPNTTKIWNTYKILAEITAQQGETATAQHYRRLERQSYFAAPVCRHHLQHFIPLIETIVDAFKQLDSEKFSRRVSGEKKIGHPIQKSAVMSETG; this is encoded by the coding sequence GTGACGGTGGAATTTTTGCGGCCAGCAACCTTCGATAAATTGATTAAACGTTTAGAAAATACTGACCTTCCCCAGGTAGATATTTTGCATTTTGATGGGCATGGGGTGTTTGATGCGGAGGGAGTTTATTTTGAAGAAGCAAAAATGGTTTTTCCAGAGGCTTACGCAGGCACAAAAGCGGGAGAAAATAGCCTGGTCAATCGTAAAAATATGGGCTATTTAGTCTTTGAAACAGAGGAGGGCAAAAGGGCCTTAATTGATGCAGAAAAGTTGGGAGATATGCTCCATCAACAGGCGGTAAGTTTGGTCTTTTTATCGGCTTGTCAGTCTGGCATGGTCGGGACTTCCGAGGAGTCCGTTGATGAAGAAGCCCTGGGATCGATCGCCGTGCGTTTAGCGAAAACAGGCATTCCCAGCATTATCGCCATGACCTATTCCGTACTGATTGACTCCACCGAAAAGTTATTAGGGGAATTTTACGAAAATCTGGCCAACGGTAAAGCGATCGCCGAATCCTTAGACAATGCCCGCCGTCATCTCATCCGCAATCCCGACCGAGGAGAACGCCCACGCGGCCAAAAACGCATCACCCTCAAACTCCAGGACTGGTTCCTACCCGCCCTCTACCAATCAGGCCAAGATGTACCCCTTCTTATCAATTCTCCTGCCTTTTTAAGGAAGGTTGGGGGAGATGGGGAGGTTGGGGGAGATGGGGAGGTTAAGGGAGACGGGGAGACTGGGAGACTAGGGGAGGATCAAACCTTAAATCCATCTTCTCACTCCTTATCAAGTACAAACACTTATTCTCCCCCCGTTCAAAGCACAGACATCTATTCTCCCCCCTTATCAAGGGGGGCTGGGGGGGATCAAACCTTCTCAAGGGGAACTGAGGGGGATCCCCACAATCTTCCCAAACAACCCGAAGCAGGCTTTTTCGGACGGAGCCGCGAACTCTGGAAAATCGATCGCTGGTTCACCCAAAACACCCGACGCATCACCCTATCTGGCTTTGGTGGTCAGGGCAAAACTTCCTTGGCGATCGAAGCAGGAGCCTGGTTACAAACAACGGGAATGTTCAGCAGGGTTTGTTTTGTGGACTATGCCAACTTTCAAAGCGTAGATGCCCTAGCCGTCGCCGTTGCCACCCTGGCCACCGTTCTCCAGCACAGTTTTCTGGATGCCGAAGCGGTGATCCCCGTCCTGGCCCAAATCCCTACCCTAATCATTTTGGACAATTTGGAAGCCCTGCCCGAAACTGCCCTCCAGTCCCTCTTAACGGCGGCCAAGCTCTGGTCAGAAGTGGGACAAACGCGGCTCCTCTTGACGACTCGTTCCCCTGAGTTGGGTCATCCCGATTATTCCAGTACAAGTTTAAAGCATCGGTTCTTGACTTTGCGCGGATTAGCGGCTCAGGATGCCCTGGACTATGTGCAACGTTTAATGCAATTTCCCCCCGAACCCAACTATGGCATTCCTGCACGGGAAGATTTACTGGATTTATTGGCCTTAGTCGCCTTTCATCCCCTTTCCATTAAGGTTTTGGTTCCCCAGTTAAAAGCCCGTCCTTTAGGGGAATTGGGGCTGGCGTTGCACCAGGCGATTTTGGACACCAGTAATCTAGAGGAGAAGGATCAAAGTTTAGTGGCTTCCTTGAATTTGTCCTTAGAGCGATTGGACGAGCAAGCCAAGGCCCTCTTACCCCGTTTAGGCGTGTTTCAGGGAGGAGCCTTTGAGGATGATTTGTTAGCGATTACGGGTTTAGGCAAAACCGATCAAGAGATTCAAAATGATCAATTACGAAGCTTATTAGAACTATTGCAAAGTCAAGGTCTAGAGGCAGTTACACAGACCTTTGACCTACCGACAGAGACCCTTCAAGCCCTAGCGCAACTGTCAGCCGATCCTCAACAATTAACCGATTTATTGGACTCTTTACCCGCAACCAGAGCTTGGGAAGACGACATTGATCAATCAACCTGGTTAAATTTGCGGACATCCTTAGTCAATGCAGGCTTAATTGAATTAGAAGCCGTACCAGGCGTTAATCCTCCCTTTATCAAATTTCACCCCACCCTAGCCCCCGTCCTCCTCCTCAAATTACGCTCCTCCCTCTCTTCCCCAACCACCGAAGAAACCCAACTCCTCGCCCGACACCGAGAACGCTATTATCAATTGTCGCGCTATTTGTACAATGAAGATCGCAAAAATCCCGACTTTGCGCGGTCTATCGTACGACGGGAACTGCCCAACCTGCTCTTTGCAGTGGATCAAGCCCTTAGTTTGCATGAAGACTGGGCCGTAGATTTTGTGGATAAACTCAACAAATTTCTCGACTTTTTTGGGCTGAATAAGACTCGCCAAGCCCTCACAGAAAGAGCCTCGCAACAGAGCGGTGAAGTTGGTTCTGATGATTGGTATTTAGCTGAAAGTAATGCAGGGGAACGGTTACGGCAAACGGGACAAACCCAACAAGCAGAGGCCGTTTTCCAGAATATTCTGAATGCTTTGGGAGAAACCGTCAGTTATCAACGCTGTGCAACCTTAAATCGCTTAGGGCGATGTTTAGAGCATCAAGGCCGATCGCCAGAAGCCGCTACCTATTACCGTCAAGCGATCGCCGTTGCCCAACAGTTAGAGTCCAATGACAGCGTAAAAAGACAGATCAGCAATTTACAAACCGATTTGGGGGATGTGTTGACGGCTATGGGAGACTATGGGGCCGCCCGCACTGCCTACGAACAATCCTTGGCGATTGATCAGGAATTAGGGGATGAACGAGGAGAGGCTGTCACCCTGGGACAACTGGGTACTTTAGCTCTACAGGAAGGAAACCTAACGGAAGCCGCGCAACGCTACCAGGTCGCCCTCAGCCGTTTTCAGCAACTCGGTGAACCCGAAAGCGAAGCCATCTATTGGCATCTGTTGGGCATAGTTTATCAAGAAGCAGAGCAATGGGCAGAAGCCGACCAGTCCTACCGTGAATCCGCCCGAATCAAGGAATCACAGGGGATGATCGGCGGGCAAAATGGAGCCGCTACCACTTGGAATCAATTAGCATCGCTGAATAAAACGGCTGGAAATCTGGACAGTGCCGAGGCTTGGTATCGCAAGGCAATTCAAGGGTCTGAGGATGCAGGCGATCGCTTTAATCAATCCCTAGCCCTCAGTAACCTGGCTGCTCTTTTGCGACAATTCCGCGATCGTCTCCCCGAAGCCCGCCAAGCCGCCGAGGACTCCCTGGCTATTTCTCAAACTCTAGACCCCAATACCACCAAAATTTGGAACACTTACAAAATTTTGGCAGAAATAACCGCCCAACAGGGAGAAACCGCCACTGCCCAGCACTATCGCCGTTTAGAGCGTCAAAGCTACTTCGCCGCTCCCGTTTGCCGCCACCACCTGCAACACTTTATTCCCCTGATCGAAACCATTGTGGATGCTTTTAAACAACTGGACAGTGAGAAGTTCTCGAGGCGTGTAAGTGGAGAAAAGAAAATCGGACATCCGATACAAAAGAGTGCCGTTATGTCCGAAACTGGCTGA
- a CDS encoding type I restriction enzyme HsdR N-terminal domain-containing protein — translation MSQSPAFFTEWLEAFTLLSEEERHLLDRVKANFQELMEEPPMLENTVKMVVLEPLLDLAGLYHKPFRIETETSVALEMKDEGAIIRGRIDVLVIKNQLWLLVIESKRSDFAVTRAIPQALAYMLSNSEMVQPTFGMITNGNEFLFLKTSQNDYANSRLFSLVNPNNELYEVLQILKYLGSKICM, via the coding sequence ATGTCTCAATCTCCCGCTTTTTTTACGGAATGGTTAGAAGCTTTTACGCTCCTAAGTGAAGAAGAACGACATTTATTAGACCGAGTGAAGGCTAACTTTCAGGAACTAATGGAAGAGCCACCCATGTTAGAAAATACTGTGAAGATGGTTGTGCTTGAGCCTTTGCTGGATCTTGCTGGTTTGTATCACAAGCCATTTCGGATTGAGACCGAAACAAGTGTGGCATTGGAAATGAAAGACGAAGGCGCAATCATTCGAGGAAGAATTGATGTATTAGTTATAAAAAATCAACTTTGGTTATTGGTTATTGAATCAAAACGCAGCGATTTTGCCGTAACAAGAGCAATTCCACAAGCCTTAGCTTATATGCTGAGTAATTCGGAAATGGTGCAGCCAACATTTGGCATGATTACCAATGGTAACGAATTTTTATTTTTGAAGACTTCACAAAATGACTATGCAAATTCACGGTTATTTTCTTTGGTAAACCCCAATAATGAGCTTTATGAAGTATTACAAATACTAAAATATCTAGGCTCAAAAATATGTATGTAA
- a CDS encoding zinc-dependent alcohol dehydrogenase family protein produces the protein MKAIVMTAAGSPSVLELREIPKPEIQHPTQLLIRLKAAGLNPIDTKLRQRGTFYSQEMPAILGCDGAGVVEAVGAEVTTFKPGDEVYFCAGGLGKAGTGNYAEYTIADQNSVALKPRALSFAEAAAVPLALITAWESLYDRGRLEAGQTVLIQAGAGGVGSLAIQLAKLRGATVFTTVGTPDKERLVRQLGADRPILYQQTDFVEVILAETEGQGVDLAFDTVGGQTFFKTIPAVKVYGDLVTILEPNSALGSLKTARDRNLRISLELMLTPQLLNLTPALDHQADILKQSAQWFDEGRLQIHLSQTFPLEEAIAAHQSLETGHTTGKIALTID, from the coding sequence ATGAAAGCAATTGTAATGACGGCAGCCGGTAGTCCTTCGGTTTTAGAACTCCGCGAAATCCCTAAACCGGAAATTCAGCATCCTACCCAACTTCTGATTCGCCTCAAAGCGGCTGGTTTGAATCCCATTGATACTAAATTACGCCAACGGGGAACCTTTTATTCCCAGGAAATGCCAGCGATTCTCGGTTGCGATGGGGCTGGAGTGGTGGAAGCGGTGGGTGCAGAGGTGACAACGTTTAAGCCAGGGGATGAAGTTTATTTTTGTGCAGGAGGATTAGGTAAAGCCGGAACGGGAAATTATGCGGAATACACGATCGCTGACCAGAATTCCGTCGCCCTGAAACCTCGAGCCCTTTCTTTTGCCGAAGCCGCCGCAGTCCCCTTAGCTCTAATCACTGCCTGGGAATCCCTTTACGACCGAGGACGACTAGAAGCAGGACAAACAGTTTTAATTCAAGCGGGTGCAGGGGGCGTGGGTTCTTTAGCAATTCAACTGGCAAAATTACGAGGTGCAACGGTTTTTACCACCGTCGGAACCCCTGACAAAGAACGACTTGTCCGCCAATTGGGAGCCGATCGCCCCATTTTGTATCAGCAAACCGATTTTGTGGAGGTGATTTTGGCAGAAACCGAGGGTCAAGGGGTGGATCTGGCCTTTGATACGGTGGGCGGCCAAACCTTTTTTAAGACCATTCCAGCCGTTAAAGTCTATGGAGATTTAGTCACCATTCTGGAACCAAATAGTGCGTTAGGTTCCTTAAAAACGGCCCGCGATCGCAATTTACGGATCAGTTTAGAATTAATGCTCACCCCACAACTATTGAATTTAACGCCAGCCCTTGATCATCAAGCCGATATTCTCAAACAATCGGCCCAATGGTTTGACGAGGGTAGATTACAGATTCACCTTAGCCAGACCTTTCCCCTCGAAGAAGCGATCGCCGCTCATCAATCCTTAGAAACGGGTCACACAACGGGCAAAATTGCTTTAACCATTGACTAA
- a CDS encoding molybdopterin molybdotransferase MoeA, producing MTYFVINIMRSVAQAEKLILDHVEPLTETEILLLGEAMNRILATEVLSPWDFPDWDNSAMDGYAVRFADVSGIDPENPTRLTVVEEIPAGRQPQNKIEPGQAARIFTGAMMPEGADTVVMQEQTKTQAAQVIILVAPQKKGAFVRSRGDYCQTGEPVLTVGSPIQAAEMAILATTQVTQVMVYRRPQVAIFSTGDELVSPGQPLKIGQIVDSNQSALTAFVQAQGAVPLALGIVSDRREMLKAKMVQAIEAADLVLSTGGVSVGDYDYIESLLEELGGEMLIRQVAIKPGKPLTVAKFPNGCLYFGIPGNPVSALVCCWRFVQPALRKLSGLATGWHPSFIQGRSLTTLKSDGKRETYLWGTVTVNASGYFDFQVAAGSHSSANLINLRGTNALAVIPVGVTEIHAQERVNLLLLNL from the coding sequence TTGACCTATTTTGTCATTAATATTATGCGATCGGTTGCCCAGGCAGAAAAACTTATTCTTGATCACGTTGAACCCCTTACAGAGACAGAAATCTTGCTGCTAGGAGAGGCAATGAATCGGATTTTAGCGACAGAGGTGCTCAGTCCCTGGGATTTTCCCGATTGGGATAACTCGGCTATGGATGGCTATGCAGTTCGATTTGCGGATGTGAGTGGGATAGACCCTGAAAACCCAACCCGATTAACCGTTGTCGAAGAAATTCCAGCCGGTCGGCAACCACAAAACAAGATAGAGCCAGGTCAAGCTGCCCGCATTTTTACCGGAGCCATGATGCCAGAGGGAGCAGATACGGTGGTCATGCAGGAACAAACTAAAACGCAAGCTGCACAGGTCATTATTCTGGTTGCGCCTCAAAAAAAAGGGGCATTTGTTCGGAGTCGAGGAGACTATTGCCAAACAGGGGAACCCGTTTTAACCGTAGGAAGCCCTATCCAGGCCGCAGAAATGGCAATTCTCGCCACAACTCAGGTGACGCAAGTGATGGTTTATCGTCGTCCCCAGGTGGCTATTTTTTCGACGGGGGATGAATTGGTGAGTCCAGGGCAACCCCTAAAAATAGGGCAAATTGTGGATTCTAATCAATCAGCCTTGACCGCTTTTGTACAGGCGCAAGGAGCCGTTCCCCTGGCGTTGGGAATTGTTAGCGATCGCCGAGAAATGTTAAAAGCCAAAATGGTGCAGGCGATTGAAGCAGCAGATCTGGTACTTTCCACTGGTGGGGTTTCCGTTGGAGATTACGACTATATCGAATCGCTTTTAGAGGAATTGGGCGGTGAAATGCTGATTCGTCAGGTCGCAATTAAACCGGGTAAACCTTTAACAGTGGCTAAATTTCCCAATGGTTGCCTCTATTTTGGCATTCCAGGTAATCCCGTTTCTGCCTTGGTTTGTTGTTGGCGATTTGTCCAACCGGCCTTACGAAAATTGTCAGGATTAGCGACCGGCTGGCATCCTAGCTTTATTCAAGGGCGATCGCTGACGACGTTAAAAAGTGATGGTAAACGGGAAACCTACCTCTGGGGAACGGTGACAGTTAATGCCTCTGGTTATTTTGATTTTCAGGTAGCGGCGGGTAGTCACAGTTCGGCTAACTTAATTAATTTGCGTGGGACCAATGCCCTGGCAGTTATTCCTGTTGGTGTTACTGAAATTCACGCCCAGGAAAGGGTCAATCTCTTATTACTTAATCTCTAA
- a CDS encoding metal-binding protein produces the protein MPSGRTHDRITWYLTPAMAGFSYLITHQEHLTVLATGAFLFSGLMFGPDLDIHSVQYKRWGWLRWLWLPYRRLLRHRSLFSHGPIIGTFLRICYLAIVLILFLALLAAIAVLFGKIKLLELPRLAQTIGQLGRRYLPESLALLVGLELGAMSHIFSDHLGSRLKRLQASRKKTKSSGKNPKRDQRGKRQ, from the coding sequence ATGCCTTCTGGTCGAACTCATGATCGCATTACCTGGTATTTGACCCCTGCGATGGCAGGCTTCAGCTATCTGATCACTCATCAAGAACATTTGACCGTTTTGGCAACGGGGGCCTTTTTGTTTAGTGGCCTAATGTTTGGCCCTGATTTAGACATTCATTCTGTCCAGTACAAACGTTGGGGATGGTTGCGCTGGCTATGGCTCCCCTACCGTAGGTTATTGCGTCATCGTTCTCTATTTTCTCATGGGCCAATTATTGGTACTTTTTTGCGAATTTGCTATCTGGCAATCGTCTTAATTTTGTTTCTAGCCCTGTTGGCCGCGATCGCCGTACTGTTCGGAAAAATCAAATTGCTGGAATTGCCAAGGCTTGCTCAAACAATTGGCCAATTAGGTCGGCGTTATCTCCCAGAAAGTTTGGCCCTACTCGTTGGCTTAGAACTCGGAGCCATGAGTCATATCTTCAGTGATCACCTCGGTTCAAGGCTTAAACGATTACAAGCTTCCCGAAAAAAGACTAAATCTTCCGGTAAAAATCCGAAGCGAGATCAACGTGGCAAAAGACAATAA
- a CDS encoding valine--tRNA ligase: protein MTEPLSTQYEPAIAEAKWQTAWETQQVFKANPEQGGEPFCVVIPPPNVTGSLHMGHAFESALIDTLVRYHRMKGDNTLWLPGTDHASIAVQTILEKQLKAEGKNKDDLGREKFLEKAWQWKAESGGTIVNQLRRLGVSVDWSRERFTMDEGLSQAVKTAFIKLYEEGLIYRGNYLVNWCPESQSAVSDLEVENTEVDGHLWYFRYPLSDRSDSLVVATTRPETMLGDTGVAVNPNDARYQHLIGKTIKLPLVGREIPIFADELVDPEFGTGCVKVTPAHDPNDFEMGKRHNLEFINVMNKDGTINENGGSFVGQDRFVARKNVVNALKEQGFLVKIEDYKHTVPYSDRGKVPVEPLLSTQWFVKIEPLASKALACLDQENSPRFVPERWGKVYRDWLVKLKDWCISRQLWWGHQIPAWYVVSETNGKVTDHTPFIVAHSEEEAWNQAKAQYGDEVKLEQDADVLDTWFSSGLWPFSTMGWPENTKDLETYYPTTTLVTGFDIIFFWVARMTMMAGHFTGEMPFKDVYIHGLVRDENGKKMSKSANNGIDPLLLINKYGTDALRYTLIREVAGAGQDISLQYNRVTDESESVEASRNFANKLWNAARFVMMNLEGKTPEQLGKTDLNQLELCDRWILSRLNQVIIQTRENIENYGLGEAAKGLYEFIWGDFCDWYIELVKTRLWKDGSDPSRLVAQQTLAAVLENIIKLLHPFMPHITEELWQTLSQQNDNFLALQSYPTVNQDCINLSLEQSFTLIFETIRTVRNLRAEADIKPGIKVPVIFQSESETERITLESGQVYLQDLAKIESLTITEKLAQESRQCIAGVVGTIQVLIPLSGLVDLANLQAKLAKNLGKIENEAKSLEGRLNNPGFVNKAPEAVIEGARAALAESQKQAEILRERLQRLQ, encoded by the coding sequence ATGACTGAACCCCTCTCCACTCAATACGAACCCGCGATCGCCGAAGCTAAGTGGCAAACAGCCTGGGAAACCCAGCAAGTTTTTAAAGCGAATCCAGAGCAGGGGGGAGAACCGTTTTGTGTGGTCATTCCACCGCCGAATGTTACGGGCAGTCTGCACATGGGCCACGCCTTTGAAAGTGCTTTAATTGATACTTTGGTTCGTTATCATCGCATGAAAGGGGATAATACCCTCTGGTTGCCTGGTACGGATCATGCCAGTATTGCGGTACAAACTATTTTAGAAAAACAACTCAAGGCCGAAGGTAAAAATAAGGATGATCTAGGGCGAGAAAAATTCTTAGAAAAAGCTTGGCAATGGAAAGCCGAATCAGGGGGAACGATTGTTAATCAACTGCGGCGGTTAGGGGTTTCTGTGGATTGGTCACGGGAACGTTTTACGATGGATGAAGGATTATCCCAAGCGGTTAAAACGGCTTTTATTAAACTCTATGAAGAGGGCTTAATTTATCGCGGTAATTATTTAGTCAATTGGTGTCCAGAATCCCAATCGGCGGTATCAGATTTAGAAGTTGAAAATACTGAAGTTGATGGTCATTTGTGGTATTTTCGTTATCCTTTAAGCGATCGCAGTGACTCATTAGTCGTTGCAACAACCCGTCCCGAAACTATGTTAGGAGACACAGGGGTTGCGGTTAATCCCAATGATGCCCGTTATCAACATTTAATTGGTAAAACGATTAAATTGCCCTTAGTCGGTCGGGAAATTCCCATTTTTGCTGATGAATTAGTTGATCCTGAATTTGGCACAGGTTGCGTGAAAGTAACCCCCGCCCATGATCCCAATGATTTTGAGATGGGGAAACGTCACAATTTGGAATTTATCAATGTGATGAATAAAGACGGAACCATTAATGAGAATGGCGGTAGTTTTGTCGGTCAAGATCGTTTTGTGGCGCGAAAAAATGTTGTCAATGCCCTCAAGGAACAGGGTTTTCTCGTTAAAATTGAAGACTATAAACATACGGTTCCCTACAGCGATCGCGGTAAAGTTCCTGTTGAACCGTTATTATCAACCCAATGGTTTGTCAAGATTGAACCCTTAGCCAGTAAAGCTTTAGCTTGTTTAGATCAGGAAAATTCTCCTCGTTTTGTGCCTGAACGTTGGGGTAAAGTTTATCGAGATTGGTTAGTTAAACTTAAGGATTGGTGTATTTCTCGACAACTGTGGTGGGGTCATCAAATTCCGGCTTGGTATGTCGTCAGCGAAACTAACGGTAAAGTAACGGATCATACTCCTTTTATCGTCGCCCATAGTGAAGAAGAAGCCTGGAATCAAGCAAAAGCCCAATATGGTGATGAGGTAAAACTAGAGCAAGATGCCGATGTCTTAGATACCTGGTTTTCGTCAGGACTTTGGCCTTTTTCAACGATGGGCTGGCCTGAAAATACTAAAGATTTAGAAACCTATTATCCGACAACGACCTTAGTAACGGGTTTTGACATTATTTTCTTCTGGGTGGCGCGAATGACGATGATGGCGGGTCATTTTACGGGAGAAATGCCCTTTAAGGATGTTTATATTCATGGCCTAGTGCGGGATGAAAATGGCAAAAAAATGTCTAAATCCGCCAACAATGGCATTGATCCGTTACTGCTGATTAATAAATATGGAACCGATGCCCTGCGTTATACCTTAATTCGAGAAGTGGCTGGAGCAGGTCAGGATATTAGTCTGCAATATAATCGAGTAACCGATGAGTCGGAATCGGTGGAAGCGTCCCGTAATTTTGCCAATAAACTTTGGAATGCGGCTCGTTTTGTGATGATGAATTTGGAGGGTAAAACTCCTGAACAATTAGGCAAAACTGATCTTAATCAACTGGAATTGTGCGATCGCTGGATCCTATCTCGTCTTAACCAGGTCATTATTCAAACTAGGGAAAATATCGAGAATTATGGTTTAGGAGAAGCCGCCAAAGGACTCTATGAATTTATTTGGGGCGATTTTTGTGATTGGTATATCGAACTCGTAAAAACCCGTCTTTGGAAAGATGGCAGTGACCCCTCGCGTTTAGTCGCTCAACAAACCCTAGCGGCGGTACTAGAAAATATTATCAAACTGCTTCATCCCTTTATGCCCCATATCACCGAGGAATTGTGGCAGACCCTCTCCCAGCAAAACGATAATTTTTTAGCCTTGCAATCCTATCCGACGGTTAACCAGGATTGTATTAATTTATCCTTAGAGCAATCTTTTACCCTAATCTTTGAAACTATCCGTACCGTTCGTAATCTCAGGGCTGAAGCGGATATTAAGCCAGGTATTAAAGTCCCCGTTATTTTTCAGAGTGAAAGCGAGACAGAACGGATAACGCTAGAATCTGGACAAGTTTATCTTCAGGATTTGGCTAAAATTGAGTCATTAACCATTACGGAAAAGCTTGCTCAGGAAAGTCGGCAATGTATTGCTGGAGTGGTAGGCACAATTCAAGTCCTTATTCCCCTTTCGGGCTTAGTTGATCTCGCCAATCTACAAGCAAAATTAGCTAAAAATCTGGGCAAAATCGAAAATGAGGCTAAATCTCTGGAAGGTCGTCTCAATAACCCTGGTTTTGTCAATAAAGCCCCTGAAGCGGTAATTGAAGGAGCCAGGGCAGCTTTAGCAGAGTCCCAAAAACAAGCAGAAATTCTACGAGAACGATTGCAACGACTCCAGTAA